In Prosthecobacter vanneervenii, the genomic stretch GCTTTACCAGCAAGCAGCACAGCCTGGCTCCGCTGCTGGACGGAGCCCTGAGCACCGTGGCGGAAAACAACACCATCGGCCCCGCCTTTGCCATCCTCTGGGTGCAGCGGGAGACTCAAAAGCAGCACTGGGACTGCTGGAAGCGCCTGGCCGAATGGCTGCCCCGGCTGGGCTCGCGCCTGGACCCTGCCATCCTGCACTACCTGGACGCCGTCGGGCAGACACGCCATGCCGACCCGCACGTGACCGACTTCATCCAGGCCTGCGGTGCGGAGCTGCGCCAGCGCGGCGTCCTCTGGGCCAAGGTGGGCTACGCCCTGGCCGCCAGCGGAGCCTTCCGCGACTGCACCGAGTGGCTCGGACAGGACTACCAGCGCGACGATGCAGAAGCCTGGACTTTGTGGAATCTCGCCATCAGCTACCGCAAAACACAGCGCCCCGAGCAGGCGGGAGAGGTAAGCCTGCATGTGGTGGAAAAAGGCTTGCGGGACAACACCTGGAGCTCCCACTCCGCCCTCGCGGCCCTGGCCTGCGCCTGGAAGCAGGACTATGACAAAGCCCGCCTCGTGTTGGACAATGCGGGAGACAACGACAACACCCAGCTCACCGAAAAGCTGAGCAAGCTGATCGCCCGTGCGCTGTGTGATGTGATGCCTAGGCCGCAGGCCGTGGCGGGTGCGCAATTCAAGGAATTCCTCGCCGCCTGCCGCAAGCTCTTTGCCACGCGGGCGGTCACCGGCCAGGACAAGCTGGACTTTGAGCGCGCCAAGGAGCTCATGCAAAAGCACACTGGCGTGACCATTCTGCCCTGGCAGAAACCCAAGCCGCGCGAGACCGCCCCGGCCGAGCCCGCGAGCAAAGGCGGCATCCCCAGGTCCCTTGTCGTTTTCATGGCAATAGCGGCGATCAACCTCATGCGCGCTTGCAACCCGTCCACGCACTCGACTGACGACTCTCCCAGCTACACTCCGCCCTCCAGCCCGCGCTTTGACGATCTGCGCTACGATCCGCCCTCCAGCCCACGCCATGACGACCCGCAGCGCCGCAGTGACCAGCGTGACAGTGAGCGCGTGCAGCAGCAGCTGGACGCACTGCTGCGCAAAACCCAGAACTTCCCCGCACCCATGCGGTAATACCATGCTGCGTTGAAAACGGGTCTGAAGGTGGAGGCACGAGCCGACGGAGGGGGATCATCTTGATCCCACCACCTGCAACGTGTTCGCGGATGTGCGAGAGCGCTGGATGATGCGGGAGGCTCGGCTTTGTGGAGACGCGAAAGCTCTGTGCATTGAGAGAGCGTGAGGGATCGGGACGATCCCTCTCCGCCAGAGCGCCGGCTGGCCGCATGGGATGCTGGTTTCCACCCACAAGACTCGGTTTCAGCTATGCGTGGTCTAACAAGACCCCCGGGAGAAATCCTGGGCTGAGAAAAGACGATGACAGTCTCCGCTGGCGCACAAGCGTATCCTGCGGGACTGCTTCAGCGCCCTCCCTCTTCCTCCCCCCATGTTTGACTCCTGGCTCCCAGAATCCAAAGACCACCTGCCGCTCACATGGTGGAAGACGCACCCCGTTTACCTCGCGGCCATCATCGCGCTCGTGGGGGTGGGAAGCATTATCCTAACCTCCCTTCTGGGGACCGCAGGGGCCCACTGGCTCGTTTACACCTACCACAATGCGTTCGTCGAAGGACGGTTCTGGACCCTCTTCACCTATGTCCTCTTCAACATACCGGACATTTGGGTCGTGCTGGGTTGCTACATGCTTTGGAATTTTGGCGAGGCTCTGGAACGGCACCTCGGCAGGCGCTCTTTTGTCAAGCTCCTGGTGCTCCTGTGGCTCACACCTCCCCTTCTGGCTACACTGATGGGCCTAGTCGGCTTCAAGGGCCCCATGAGTTTCGGCATGGTGTTTGGAATGCCTTTTGCCGCCGGGATTCAAATGCTCGAATTCGGCGTTTTCAACGCTTTCGCCGCACTCTATCCGCGCGCCAAAATCTCCATGATCGTGATCACGATCGATGCCTGGCAGCTGGCGGCCATCTTCAACGTCATCTACGCCCTACAGCATATCCTGGTGCGCGACTGGCCTGGTCTGTTCATCCTTTTGGGCTGTATCGCCGTCGCATGGGTTTTCATCCGCTACGAAACCGGCGCACTCAGTCTCCCCTCCCTGCCCAGACGCGCCCCGAAGACCACCCGGCCCGCGCAGAAGGCCGCCAAGGCCGCGCCCAAAAGCAACACCCCCACCGTCGATGACATCCTCGACAAAATCAGCCACCACGGCATGCAGAGCCTCACCGCCGAAGAACGCCGCATCCTGGACAAGGCGAGTGAGGAGATGAAACGCCGGGCAGACTGATGAAACAGACCCGTCGAATAATGACGAGGCATGAATGACGAATCCAGCGTCTGATACCACAATCAGCTGAAAACGGGTCTGCAGGGGCTTGTGCCATGTGCGCGAGCGCGTGGCACTCCGGTCGTAGGTTGGGTGTGTTTGGCGTCGAGAGCACACGCCTGCTCGACCGCCCCTGCGCCAAACCGCCCGACCATCAGCGCATTCCTACGCCGTGGTGCTTGCCGCACGCTGGTGGACGGGCGGGCTGTCGCCACACCCATCCTACAGAGTCTGGGCATGCAAGCACTGGCTACCTGATTTGCCTTGAAATCTCCAGCTGAACACAAAGTCTCTTCTTCAGAACCGAGTTTTCAGTGGCTTCGAAATCGACCCGTTTTCAATGGATTGTGGTATTACTCATTCGTCATTCCCACCCCTACCTCAGCACCACGCGGCATGGCGCGCCATCAGCGCCTTCCAGCTTCAGCGGCAGGGCGATGAGCTCGTAGTAGCCCGGTTTGATGTCGGCCAGATTGAGGCCTTCGATCACCCAGATGCCACCGCCGAGCATGATCTGGTGCGTTTCCACACCGTCCTTGTTGAAGCCGCCGATGCTCAGGTAGTCCACGCCTACGGTGACGACGCCCTGCTCCACGAGGTACTGGGCGGCATCAGCGCGAATGGAGACGAAATCCTTGTCGAATTCGTCCATGGCCCAGCTCCGGGTGGAATTGCGGGTCTTGAAGAGCACGCGCTGGCGCGGCGCTATTTTGAGCTTCCTCAAATCGTCTGCCGTGATCTGGTCTTCGCAGTCCACCTCAAACACCC encodes the following:
- a CDS encoding cyclase family protein: MKRPWKDVSVPLRDGMVHWPGDPACHIKRVVSMEEGAVCNLTHLSMSAHTGTHMDAPRHFIADGMTMEQMPLEPVIGRCRVFEVDCEDQITADDLRKLKIAPRQRVLFKTRNSTRSWAMDEFDKDFVSIRADAAQYLVEQGVVTVGVDYLSIGGFNKDGVETHQIMLGGGIWVIEGLNLADIKPGYYELIALPLKLEGADGAPCRVVLR
- a CDS encoding rhomboid family intramembrane serine protease, translated to MFDSWLPESKDHLPLTWWKTHPVYLAAIIALVGVGSIILTSLLGTAGAHWLVYTYHNAFVEGRFWTLFTYVLFNIPDIWVVLGCYMLWNFGEALERHLGRRSFVKLLVLLWLTPPLLATLMGLVGFKGPMSFGMVFGMPFAAGIQMLEFGVFNAFAALYPRAKISMIVITIDAWQLAAIFNVIYALQHILVRDWPGLFILLGCIAVAWVFIRYETGALSLPSLPRRAPKTTRPAQKAAKAAPKSNTPTVDDILDKISHHGMQSLTAEERRILDKASEEMKRRAD